Part of the Pseudomonas sp. P8_241 genome is shown below.
TCTTCAACACGCCGGCGCGGCGCAAATTTCTCAAGACCGAAAAAACCGAATTCGATCACCTGCAAGAAGTGATCAGGCGCCTGGCCTTGGCGCGATTCGACGTAGCGTTTCACTTGCGCCACAACGGCAAGACCATTCTCAGCCTGCATGAAGCCCATGATGATGCGGCCCGCGCCCGGCGTGTGGCGGCAATCTGTGGCCCTGGCTTCCTGGAGCAAGCGCTGCCGATCGAAATCGAGCGCAACGGCTTGCACCTCTGGGGTTGGGTCGGTTTGCCGACGTTCAACCGCAGTCAGGCAGATTTGCAGTACTTCTTCGTCAATGGCCGTGCCGTGCGTGACAAGCTGGTGGCCCACGCGGTGCGCCAGGCTTATCGCGATGTGCTGTTCAATGGCCGGCATCCGACCTTCGTGTTGTTTTTCGAGGTCGATCCGACGGGCGTGGACGTCAACGTGCACCCGACCAAGCACGAAGTGCGCTTCCGTGAGGGGCGCATGGTTCACGACTTCCTGTATGGCACTTTGCACCGTGCCTTGGGCGATGTGCGGCCGGATGATCATCAGGCGGCTCCGGTTGCGACGGCCATTGTCCGGCCGACTGGCCTTGAGGCCGGCGAGTTCGGACCCCAGGGCGAAATGCGCCTGGCAGCCAATGCGCTGCTGGAGCAGCCCCAGGCTCAGCCTGCATTCAATCCGCCCGCAGGTTCGGGTGCTGGTGCGGGCTATCAGTATCAGTACACTCCGCGTCCGCAGTCGGCTGTCCCGGCGGCTGAAGCGCAAGCGGCGTATCGCGAGTTTTTTGCGCCGTTGCCTGAAGCGAATGCGGTAGCGTTGCCCGCAGGGCAAGACGACATTCCGCCGCTGGGTTACGCACTGGCCCAGCTCAAGGGCATCTACATTCTTTCGGAAAACGCCCAGGGTCTGGTGTTGGTAGACATGCACGCCGCCCACGAGCGGATCATGTACGAACGCCTGAAGGTCGCCATGGCCAGCGAAGGTCTGAGCGGCCAGCCTTTGCTGGTGCCGGAGTCCCTGGCGGTCAGTCAGCGCGAAGCCGATTGCGCCGAGGAGCACGTTGCCTGGTTCCAGCGCCTGGGCTTTGAATTGCAACGCCTTGGGCCGGAAACCCTGGCCATCCGGCAGATTCCGGCGCTACTCAAGCAGGCTGAAGCCAACCGGCTGGTCGCTGACGTGTTGGCTGACCTGATGGAGTACGGCACCAGTGATCGTATTCAGGCGCACATCAACGAACTGCTCGGGACCATGGCCTGCCATGGCGCGGTTCGTGCGAATCGGCGCCTGGCCTTGCCGGAAATGAACGGTCTGCTGCGAGACATGGAAAATACCGAGCGCAGCGGTCAATGCAACCATGGCCGACCGACCTGGACCCAATTGGGCCTGGACGATCTGGACAAACTGTTCTTGCGCGGTCGTTGATGAGCCAGCTCCCACCTGCGATTTTCCTGATGGGCCCGACCGCCGCCGGCAAGACCGATCTGGCCATCGAGCTCACTAAAGTCCTGCCTTGCGAGTTGATCAGTGTCGATTCGGCACTGGTTTATCGTGGCATGGACATCGGTACAGCCAAGCCTTCCAAAGAGTTGTTGGCGCAATATCCGCATCGACTGATCGATATTCTCGACCCGGCAGAGAGCTATTCGGCTGCGGATTTCCGTCGTGACGCCCTCCAGGCCATGGCCGAGATCACCGCGCGCGGAAAAATCCCGCTGCTTGTAGGTGGCACGATGCTC
Proteins encoded:
- the mutL gene encoding DNA mismatch repair endonuclease MutL; translated protein: MNQVVNNSARIELLSPRLANQIAAGEVVERPASVIKELLENSLDSGARRIDVDVEQGGVKLLRVRDDGSGISADDLPLALARHATSKIRNLEDLEQVMSLGFRGEALASISSVARLTLTSRTRDADQAWQVETEGRDMAPRVQPAAHPVGTSVEVRDLFFNTPARRKFLKTEKTEFDHLQEVIRRLALARFDVAFHLRHNGKTILSLHEAHDDAARARRVAAICGPGFLEQALPIEIERNGLHLWGWVGLPTFNRSQADLQYFFVNGRAVRDKLVAHAVRQAYRDVLFNGRHPTFVLFFEVDPTGVDVNVHPTKHEVRFREGRMVHDFLYGTLHRALGDVRPDDHQAAPVATAIVRPTGLEAGEFGPQGEMRLAANALLEQPQAQPAFNPPAGSGAGAGYQYQYTPRPQSAVPAAEAQAAYREFFAPLPEANAVALPAGQDDIPPLGYALAQLKGIYILSENAQGLVLVDMHAAHERIMYERLKVAMASEGLSGQPLLVPESLAVSQREADCAEEHVAWFQRLGFELQRLGPETLAIRQIPALLKQAEANRLVADVLADLMEYGTSDRIQAHINELLGTMACHGAVRANRRLALPEMNGLLRDMENTERSGQCNHGRPTWTQLGLDDLDKLFLRGR